In a genomic window of Plasmodium malariae genome assembly, chromosome: 4:
- the PmUG01_04017700 gene encoding serine/threonine protein kinase, putative, translating into MENYVVPPNLKIINSHVDESKVYTNKYSSDRINSKDGNNYERDKNDKNGKNGTIKKKNINYKYMQHLKCTPNNCSDGRICKSNSNGVALHYCASKDEWNMKHCISMMKKKKQTNKCKNYDDIILNNKINKLEEFKYSRELIRFYNNNNNNNNNNNNNNNNNNNNRVDDSNNSINSFIPNKKICGIQKEKEKTNLISFYKYNNNIVNENSKSYINKDTNTLNEITCGEKSVVKCNLNSFTWNNLVSKNYYTNGIYENNDDLSSSFKKSTNASNVSAQLCSGQYDLCKLCELSGLCELCRLREQYKLYKDDKNNINKKGSNISANINNRTGVTSHMATSNCTCAGNLATSNYTEGALLNCFLRENFVGSTMGNNDEESRRLSSVGRRVSSKGSGCNTSGIEGSSEEGVYRGRSMNNPKFPSCAKTKRIMVKNRNNQLGSSHAEKKYNNMSKCFIKSFSTDSNDLNGNTHVKRGMIITRWFPRRDSKCIYNHKNGRSFITSCYVTDGNSSRTDSSTIDHQNINNDNNNDNNNDNNDNNNDNNDNNDNNNDNDNNYYYSNCESGFFCNFMHERNSSRYNEKQLTILKSMRNIKKVKTKKKKKNELDKENDKTWEEGKDEMQSLKGRSALNSCKKKKHVLGNNIFKNLPNKKAHSECLLMSERRIVKKKNKKKKSNGSGNGSSSGNGSSSCSGSGNGNSGSGNSSGSGNGNSGSGNGNSGSGNGNSGSGNSSGSGNGNSGSGNSSGSGNGNSSSGSNNSCNCFNNYASRRSKGEKRKNRMEIETAQSFQDLHMTHDTCFNKWKNKKRRDKNKKQASVSSYKNYKILNDINSKSLFADKPTRPLPMNSVFKHEFKINENNETWVSSYRSRRGCINCSGCSDCSGDSEDNRRNENKNDRNNTSNNNDGKTAKTLYPKSKSCLLFESRVKNAQIFTISKENILHFSTLIKNRSFDGTITNRSKHNMDDRFVYNQHISSNRPFECNDQNDRHDRNDGNDVNDRNDRNDENDRNDRNDENDRNDRNDENDRNDRNSLVNIFCKNKYVSNKEVYKGNRCVCAGDDVCFSSSLGFERGEGSNLNDRRSNHSAGKDSENGSVTGSERANNSHSDNGSDSKGLSKRSHRSIFSNMNSGFTKNKMQSMEGYMVFKNIRLKKLKKIKKKNTNDIRKRGVKAKEQVKTIAFKKAQNYGNKNSRSTTSTYYDDTRSLNNNKTCSLNALRIHHSVKELKKDKSFLIMKKYVKEKKNEKIQYIKRNKQINLSIFSYEKEIYNRRIGPSGNLRFRYFIKKKKRKEEMMNKKKKKKKNFKNKEEPMPPLKSKEESLLPYVKLLKHTVEKVLNGNMGCKPDSLHNYQYSVRKGRIGGIGNGSGSDSDSVSDSSNSNDTDRDNLSHKSDPYRIQKRVALYTNESIKEKKTPLKAGDKRNILKAYSTSIIEKNNTDNDLKFTMSNKLHLFNSFEVPEHVHVAKTGGGNNIILNKMYEVRPYVLENGKQRSIKEGKNYYPYTFDEVICRNIMKKCKNQLKKEGERNLVKGSNNCCFCSLISACEFCIASRCTGRSPMEERGKSLELIRKGNEREDNTAAFGEASIEASNSASNAVSNDRDFLRDRRTSSKQHDQKSKTSNSLNGNDAYGNRTIDKIDNGWCSLCAVDSVPYTNETSNTFNTPSTCNKPSTCNKPSTFNTPSTCNTPNKCNTPNKCNTPNKCNTPNKCNTPNKCNTPNKCNTPNTHSNNNVYYIVDLIYYGDKSQVYKCINVNDKKTYAMKIVLKEKGNYQDNDSKYANNFTKKYLFLKSNPHKNIISIYDVFTAKNYNCIIMDFCEGCTLFDYFMSLAPDSLNVYEVKKIMKNLLLALDFLHSKDMIHRDIKFENIMFRKKRKANMNYENFGTSYRLADSNVPYISEEGNRSVSCGSRTLRGARHVRRRAFRSKDYCCNYNYNYPFLMNLQGEGGSRAKYTTSADRINYELYNDSDSEEANCGGDASDSDYYDNEHYCSESYYEDDYSGNDSNSHIGLNAPYLCNNEINPPPHFERGRKEKDFNEKDEEIVKNERERGAGGRIGVSSSSSSSSSSSKTSLDSFISKNSLISINSYEPRIYTSENYNFRKGFKIPRKMRNGSSSSSNYVHTRFIPKGCKTLINTTKRGSSRSIGNNRGNASDGNYESKRNNLPLRSLQLHEGKYTKRKEVKSNSVKKDRRERKDNNNSYSDLCLIDMDMMEHVYNNGNFNSDSRSTTSKNICGTAPYMSPESLDGIISTGNDIWACGVILYALMDGRFPFEINNNMSIHLKKKILTHTKPHFDPFIWKQHPEVLDLCLRLLDPNPFTRIQNAREALIHYCFADLV; encoded by the exons aataataataataataataataataataataataatagggTTGACGATTCGAATAACTCCATTAACTCTTTTATacctaataaaaaaatatgtggtattcaaaaagaaaaggaaaaaactaatttaattagtttctataaatataacaataatatagtaAATGAAAATAGTAAGTCATACATAAACAAAGACACTAATacattaaatgaaataactTGTGGAGAGAAAAGTGTAGTTAAGTGTAATCTTAACTCATTTACTTGGAATAATTTAgtaagtaaaaattattatacgaATGGCATATACGAAAATAATGATGATCTTTCATccagttttaaaaaatccaCCAATGCATCAAATGTAAGTGCTCAGTTATGTAGTGGACAGTATGACTTGTGTAAACTGTGTGAATTGAGTGGACTGTGTGAACTATGTAGATTACGCGAACagtataaattatacaaggacgataaaaataatataaacaaaaaaggtAGTAATATAAGTGCAAATATCAATAATAGGACAGGTGTTACTAGTCATATGGCTACATCGAATTGCACTTGTGCTGGTAATTTGGCAACGAGTAATTACACGGAGGGAGCTCTATTAAACTGTTTCTTAAGGGAAAATTTTGTTGGTAGCACTATGGGAAACAACGATGAGGAGAGTAGACGTCTCAGTAGTGTAGGAAGAAGGGTGAGTAGCAAAGGAAGTGGTTGCAATACAAGTGGCATTGAAGGAAGTAGTGAGGAGGGCGTCTACAGGGGCCGAAGTATGAACAACCCTAAATTCCCTTCGTGcgcaaaaacaaaaaggatTATGGTAAAAAATAGGAACAATCAACTAGGCAGTTCTCAcgcagaaaaaaaatataataacatgtCAAAGTGTTTTATTAAAAGTTTTAGCACAGACTCAAATGATTTAAATGGTAACACACACGTTAAAAGAGGAATGATCATTACAAGGTGGTTCCCTCGTAGAGACAGCAAATGCATTTATAATCATAAAAATGGTAGAAGTTTTATCACTAGCTGTTACGTTACTGACGGTAATAGCAGCAGAACGGATAGTAGCACGATCGATCATCAAAATATCaacaatgataataataatgataataataatgataataatgataataataatgataataatgataataatgataataataatgataatgataataattattattatagcaATTGTGAGTCTGgttttttttgcaattttatGCATGAACGAAACAGCTCACgatataatgaaaaacaattaactattttaaaaagtatgagaaatatcaaaaaagttaaaacaaaaaaaaaaaaaaagaatgaactGGATAAAGAAAATGACAAAACATGGGAGGAGGGCAAGGATGAAATGCAAAGTCTGAAGGGAAGAAGTGCTTTAAATAGttgcaaaaagaaaaaacatgtACTTGgcaataacatttttaaaaatctaCCGAATAAAAAAGCACACAGTGAATGTCTGCTAATGAGTGAACGTcgaattgtaaaaaaaaaaaataagaagaagaagagtAATGGTAGTGGTAACGGTAGTAGTAGTGGTAACGGTAGTAGTAGTTGTAGCGGTAGTGGCAATGGTAATAGCGGTAGTGGCAATAGTAGCGGTAGTGGCAATGGTAATAGCGGTAGTGGCAATGGTAATAGCGGTAGTGGCAATGGTAATAGCGGTAGTGGCAATAGTAGCGGTAGTGGCAATGGTAATAGCGGTAGTGGCAATAGTAGCGGTAGTGGCAAtggtaatagtagtagtggCAGTAATAATAGTTGTAATTGCTTTAATAATTATGCAAGCAGACGTAGTAAAggggaaaaaaggaaaaacaggATGGAAATAGAAACGGCACAAAGTTTTCAGGATTTACATATGACGCATGATACGTGTTTTAATAAATGgaagaataaaaagagaagggataaaaataaaaaacaggCTAGTGTTAGTTCTTATAAAAactacaaaattttaaatgatatcAACAGCAAATCGTTGTTTGCTGATAAACCCACCAGGCCACTTCCCATGAACAGTGTCTTCAAGCATGAATTCAAAATCAATGAAAATAACGAAACATGGGTTAGTTCATATCGCAGTCGAAGAGGATGCATCAATTGTAGCGGTTGTAGTGATTGCAGTGGGGATTCTGAAGATAATAGGAGGaacgaaaataaaaatgacaGGAATAACACCAGTAATAACAATGATGGTAAAACTGCAAAGACACTATATCCTAAATCGAAATCTTGCCTTTTATTTGAATCAAGAGTAAAGAACGCGCAAATATTTACTATctcaaaagaaaatattttgcaCTTTAGCACTCTGATCAAAAATAGGAGCTTTGATGGGACCATAACAAATAGAAGTAAACACAACATGGATGACCGTTTCGTGTATAACCAACACATAAGTAGTAATAGACCTTTTGAATGTAATGATCAGAATGATCGACATGATCGAAATGATGGAAATGATGTAAATGATCGAAATGATcgaaatgatgaaaatgatcGAAATGATcgaaatgatgaaaatgatcGAAATGATcgaaatgatgaaaatgatcGAAATGATCGAAATAGTttagttaatattttttgcaaaaataaatatgttagtAACAAAGAGGTTTATAAGGGCAACAGATGTGTGTGTGCAGGTGATGATGTCTGTTTCAGTAGTAGTCTTGGTTTTGAACGAGGTGAAGGAAGCAACTTGAACGATAGGAGGAGTAATCACAGCGCTGGGAAAGATAGTGAAAATGGTAGTGTAACAGGAAGTGAAAGAGCAAATAATAGTCATAGTGACAACGGTAGTGACAGTAAAGGACTTTCGAAGAGAAGCCACAGAagtatattttcaaatatgaATTCTGGCTTTACAAAGAATAAAATGCAGAGTATGGAAGGTTATATggtttttaaaaacataagacttaaaaaattaaaaaaaataaaaaagaagaatacgAATGATATAAGGAAAAGAGGAGTAAAGGCAAAAGAGCAAGTAAAAACAATAGCATTTAAAAAGGCGCAAAATTATGGCAATAAAAACAGTAGAAGTACTACCTCCACATATTATGACGATACAAGGAGCctgaacaataataaaacatgCTCTTTGAATGCGTTAAGAATACACCATTCAGTAAAAGAacttaaaaaagataaatcctttttaattatgaaaaagtatgttaaagagaaaaagaatgagaaaatacaatatattaagaggaataaacaaattaatctttccattttttcgtacgaaaaagaaatatataataggcGTATAGGTCCTAGTGGAAATTTACGCTTTAGGTactttataaagaaaaaaaaaagaaaggaagaaatgatgaataaaaaaaaaaaa aaaaaaaagaattttaagaATAAGGAAGAACCGATGCCACCACTAAAGAGCAAGGAAGAATCGCTGTTGCCATATGTTAAATTGTTAAAGCACACTGTGGAAAAGGTGTTAAACGGAAACATGGGATGTAAGCCTGACTCTCTACACAATTATCAATATAGTGTGAGAAAGGGTAGGATAGGTGGGATTGGAAATGGTAGCGGCAGTGATAGTGATAGTGTCAGTGACAGTAGTAATAGCAATGACACTGATAGAGATAATCTGAGCCATAAGTCAGACCCATACAGGATCCAAAAAAGGGTAGCATTATACACTAATGAAAGCATTAAAGAGAAGAAGACCCCCTTAAAAGCAGGTGATAAGAGGAACATTTTAAAGGCTTATTCCACAAGTATTATAGAAAAGAATAACACAGATAATGATTTAAAATTTACCATGTCGAATAAGTTACATCTGTTTAACAGTTTCGAAGTACCtgaacatgtacatgtaGCAAAAACGGGGGGTGGCAATAACATCATATTGAATAAAATGTATGAAGTTAGGCCATACGTTTTAGAAAACGGCAAACAGAGAAGTATTAAGGAAGGAAAGAATTATTACCCCTATACATTTGACGAGGTAATATGcagaaatataatgaaaaaatgcaaaaatcaGTTAAAAAAAGAGGGAGAACGGAATCTTGTAAAAGGCTCTAACAATTGTTGTTTTTGTTCTTTAATATCAGCATGTGAATTTTGCATTGCGAGTAGGTGCACAGGAAGAAGTCCCATGGAGGAGAGGGGGAAAAGCCTGGAATTAATAAGGAAAGGGAATGAAAGGGAAGATAACACTGCTGCTTTTGGAGAGGCTTCTATAGAAGCTTCTAACAGTGCTTCTAACGCTGTTTCTAATGATAGAGATTTTCTTAGAGACAGAAGAACTTCCAGTAAACAACATGACCAGAAAAGTAAAACGAGTAACTCATTAAATGGGAATGATGCGTACGGGAACAGAACCATCGATAAGATTGATAATGGATGGTGCTCTCTGTGTGCTGTTGACTCAGTTCCCTACACAAATGAAACGAGCAATACGTTCAATACGCCCAGTACGTGCAATAAGCCCAGTACGTGCAATAAGCCCAGTACGTTCAATACGCCCAGTACGTGCAATACACCCAATAAGTGCAATACACCCAATAAGTGCAATACACCCAATAAGTGCAATACACCCAATAAGTGCAATACACCCAATAAGTGCAATACACCCAATAAGTGCAATACCCCCAATACgcacagtaataataatgtatactATATAGTcgatttaatatattatggaGATAAGTCACAAGTgtataaatgcataaatgtaaatgatAAGAAAACATATGCAATGAAGATcgttttaaaagaaaaaggaaattatcAGGATAATGATTCAAAATATGCAaacaattttacaaaaaaatatttatttttaaaaagtaacccacataaaaatattatatccaTATATGATGTATTTActgcaaaaaattataactgtATAATTATGGATTTTTGTGAAGGATGTACTTTATTCGACTATTTTATGTCTCTTGCACCGGATTCgttaaatgtatatgaagtaaaaaagataatgaaGAACCTACTCTTAGCTCTAGACTTCTTACATTCAAAGGATATGATACATAGAGATATTAAATTTGAAAACATTATGtttaggaaaaaaagaaaagcaaatatgaattatgaaaattttggCACCTCCTACAGACTAGCTGATAGTAATGTTCCGTATATATCTGAAGAGGGCAATAGATCAGTATCATGTGGAAGCAGGACGTTAAGAGGTGCTCGACATGTTAGGAGAAGAGCGTTTAGAAGCAAAGACTACTGCTGCAACTACAACTATAACTACCCATTTTTGATGAATTTACAAGGTGAGGGGGGGAGTCGCGCGAAATATACCACTTCTGCGGATAGAATAAACTATGAGTTGTACAATGACAGTGATTCGGAAGAAGCTAACTGTGGAGGAGATGCTAGCGATAGTgattattatgataatgaACACTACTGCAGTGAGAGCTACTATGAAGATGACTATTCAGGAAACGACAGCAACAGTCATATTGGACTAAACGCCCCTTACTTGTGCAACAACGAGATAAATCCACCACCTCATTTTGAAAGAGGAAGGAAAGAAAAGGATTTTAATGAGAAGGATGAAGAAATTGTCAAGAATGAAAGAGAAAGAGGAGCAGGAGGTAGAATAGGagtttcttcttcttcttcttcttcttcttcttcttctaaGACTTCTCTCGATTCTTTTATTTCCAAAAATTCCTTGATATCCATAAATTCATATGAACCTCGGATCTATACCTCTgagaattataattttagaaaGGGTTTTAAGATTCCAAGGAAAATGCGTAatggtagtagtagtagtagtaattaCGTGCATACGCGCTTTATTCCTAAGGGTTGCAAAACACTTATAAACACCACTAAAAGGGGGAGTAGTAGGAGCATCGGAAATAATAGAGGCAATGCTAGTGACGGTAATTATGAGTCGAAGAGGAACAACCTTCCCTTAAGGAGTCTCCAACTACATGAAGGGAAATACACAAAGCGCAAAGAAGTAAAGAGCAATAGTGTTAAAAAAGACAGAAGGGAAAGAAAGGATAACAATAATTCATACAGTGATTTATGTTTAATTGATATGGACATGATGGAGCatgtttataataatggTAATTTTAATAGTGATAGTAGAAGTACAACTTCAAAGAATATCTGTGGCACTGCACCTTATATGTCACCAGAGTCATTAGATGGAATTATATCTACTGGTAATGACATATGGGCATGTGGagttattttatatgcaCTAATGGATGGAAGATTTCCATttgaaattaataataatatgtctattcatttaaaaaaaaaaatattaacccACACTAAGCCACATTTTGATCCTTTTATTTGGAAACAACATCCTGAAGTCCTAGATTTATGTTTGCGTCTTTTAGACCCAAACCCATTTACGAGAATACAGAACGCGAGGGAGGCTCTGATTCATTATTGTTTTGCTGATCTAGTATAG